In a genomic window of Paracoccaceae bacterium:
- a CDS encoding substrate-binding domain-containing protein has product MKKRTFMNAILASTMLTTLAFPAFTQTAFDGPTSGPTAAAGKTIVVLAADLKNGGVLGVTNGVEEAADVIGWEVRVLDGAGSVQGRTAAIGQALALQPDGVVINGFDAIEQQAALEAVVKASIPMVAWHSGPKIGCDAPGGIFANVSTDAMTVSEVAAQWAMEDGGKSVGVVIFTDSTYQIAIDKADRIKETVEAMGGTVLEYVDTPIADTSTRMGPLTTSLLQKYGASWTHALAINDLYFDFMGPALAAAGIQGTESPKAGSAGDGSEAAFQRIRSEQYQAITVAEPLNLQGWQLVDELNRAIQNEPCSGYITSPALVTTEGLAKLGESNAFDPDSPYRDAYSKIWQK; this is encoded by the coding sequence ATGAAAAAAAGAACATTTATGAACGCGATACTTGCAAGTACGATGTTGACCACTCTTGCATTTCCCGCTTTCACGCAAACCGCATTCGATGGGCCCACATCCGGACCAACGGCGGCAGCAGGGAAAACGATTGTGGTTCTGGCCGCCGACTTGAAAAACGGCGGCGTGCTGGGTGTGACAAACGGGGTCGAGGAAGCAGCAGATGTAATTGGTTGGGAGGTTCGTGTGCTGGATGGTGCAGGTTCAGTTCAGGGTCGCACAGCAGCGATTGGGCAAGCCCTCGCGTTACAACCTGATGGTGTGGTGATCAACGGTTTTGATGCAATCGAACAGCAGGCAGCACTTGAAGCAGTTGTCAAAGCCAGTATTCCGATGGTGGCCTGGCACTCTGGCCCAAAAATCGGGTGTGACGCTCCTGGAGGAATTTTTGCGAATGTATCGACGGATGCGATGACCGTTTCTGAAGTGGCTGCCCAATGGGCGATGGAAGATGGCGGAAAAAGTGTTGGCGTTGTAATTTTCACAGACTCCACTTACCAGATTGCGATCGATAAAGCGGATCGTATCAAAGAAACGGTTGAGGCCATGGGCGGCACCGTGCTGGAGTATGTCGATACACCAATTGCAGACACATCTACGCGTATGGGACCTTTGACGACGAGTTTGTTGCAAAAGTACGGTGCCAGCTGGACGCATGCGCTGGCGATCAACGATTTGTACTTCGATTTTATGGGGCCGGCACTTGCCGCTGCAGGTATTCAAGGCACAGAATCCCCGAAGGCAGGCTCTGCAGGTGACGGTTCCGAGGCCGCGTTTCAACGTATCCGAAGCGAACAATATCAAGCGATAACGGTAGCAGAGCCCTTGAACCTGCAAGGCTGGCAATTGGTGGATGAATTGAACAGAGCAATTCAAAACGAACCTTGTTCTGGCTACATCACTTCACCAGCCTTGGTGACCACTGAAGGCTTGGCGAAACTAGGCGAAAGCAACGCGTTTGATCCGGATAGTCCCTACAGGGATGCATATTCCAAGATCTGGCAGAAATGA